The following are encoded together in the Macadamia integrifolia cultivar HAES 741 chromosome 10, SCU_Mint_v3, whole genome shotgun sequence genome:
- the LOC122090981 gene encoding methyl-CpG-binding domain-containing protein 4-like — protein sequence MKSGGGASQEPPKTQERTEYAVQCAECFKWRLIPTKEEFEDIRSRFIEDPWLCSKKPDVSCEDPADIEYGNKKLWAIDKPNLPKPPVGYERILVLRKDFSKFDAYYITPTGKRVRAPSGIEKFLEENPKYKGVTISDFNFAVPKIMEDTIPKDVDGKNSANSSKRMTPSINDDDDDDD from the exons ATGAAGTCAGGAGGAGGAGCAAGTCAAGAACCTCCTAAAACCCAAGAG AGAACTGAATATGCTGTACAGTGTGCTGAATGCTTCAAATGGAGGTTGATTCCGACGAAAGAAGAGTTTGAGGACATCAGAAGTAGATTCATAGAGGATCCGTGGTTATGCAGCAAGAAACCTGATGTGTCTTGTGAGGATCCTGCAGATATTGAATATGGCAACAAGAAGCTTTGGGCCATTGACAAACCAAACCTTCCAAAGCCTCCAGTTGGTTATGAGAGAATCTTGGTACTTAGAAAAGATTTTTCTAAGTTCGATGCCTATTATATCACCCCAACGGGAAAGAGAGTGCGAGCCCCTTCTGGAATAGAGAAGTTTCTTGAAGAAAATCCCAAGTACAAAGGTGTAACCATTTCAGATTTCAATTTCGCAGTGCCAAAGATAATGGAAGATACAATCCCTAAAGATGTGGATGGGAAGAATAGCGCAAATAGTAGTAAGAGAATGACACCATCAATaaacgatgatgatgatgatgatgattga